A portion of the Salminus brasiliensis chromosome 9, fSalBra1.hap2, whole genome shotgun sequence genome contains these proteins:
- the LOC140562104 gene encoding E3 ubiquitin-protein ligase TRIM39-like encodes MDQSESFVCDSSPLSEDQFQCSICLDVFTDPVSTPCGHNFCKTCLTQYWNNTQHCQCPLCKETFTKRPELKINTTLREVADHFKKKSGLDKPEILCNVCGEEKLKALKSCLDCELTYCKLHLEPHNYVPILKDHKLIDPVKNLEDYICQKHKKPLELFCRDDQTFVCKYCTVTDHKTHNTVHIEVESGEKKTQLGKTQIEVQQMIQDRQKKIKDVKHTIELRKRNTEKEITDSVEVFTALMRSIERSQAKLLVVMEEKQKAAERQAEDLIKELEQEITELKRRDTDLEQLSHTEDHLHLLQTYPSLCSPLHTKNWTDLSIDPHLSVETVRKTLSEILKGLDKELSQTLHDKVRETELRGVQQYAVDVTLDPKTAHPNLILSDDGKQVTHVDTKQNLPYNPKRFDCCANVLGKKGFCSGRFYYEVQVSGKTDWDLGVARESVNRKGRVNLKPQNGFWTLWLRNGKKYEACASPPAPVLLRKKTQKVGVFVDYEEGLVSFHDVEARSHIYSFTGQSFTEKLYPFFSPCSNDGGKNSAPLIISCVSKTK; translated from the exons ATGGATCAATCAGAGAGCT TTGTCTGTGACTCCAGTCCTCTGTCTGAAGATCAGTTCCAGTGTTCTATCTGTCTGGATGTGTTCACTGATCCAGTCTCCACTCCATGTGGACACAACTTCTGTAAAACCTGCCTCACGCAATACTGGAACAACACTCAACACTGTCAGTGTCCATTATGTAAAGAGACATTCACCAAGAGACCAGAACTGAAGATCAATACAACACTGAGAGAGGTTGCAGATCACTTCAAGAAGAAAAGTGGTTTGGATAAACCTGAGATACTTTGTAACGTCTGCGGGGAAGAGAAGCTAAAGGCCCTGAAGTCCTGTCTAGATTGTGAGCTGACTTACTGTAAGCTTCATTTAGAGCCTCATAattatgtcccaatacttaaaGACCATAAACTAATTGATCCAGTAAAGAACCTGGAGGACTACATATGTCAGAAGCACAAGAAACCCCTGGAGCTGTTCTGTAGAGATGACCAGACATTTGTGTGTAAATACTGCACTGTGACTGACCACAAGACTCACAACACTGTTCATATAGAGGTAGAGAGTGGTGAAAAAAAG ACACAGCTGGGGAAGACACAGATAGAGGTGCAGCAGATGATccaagacagacagaagaagatCAAAGATGTCAAACACACAATAGAGCTCAGAAAA agaaacacagagaaggaGATCACAGACAGTGTTGAAGTCTTCACTGCTCTGATGCGCTCCATTGAGAGAAGCCAGGCTAAACTGCTCGTGGTGATGGAGGAGAAGCAGAAGGCAGCAGAGAGGCAGGCTGAAGACCTCATTAAAGAGTTGGAGCAggaaatcactgagctgaagaggagagacaCTGATCTGGAGCAGCTCTCACACACTGaggaccacctccacctcctacaG ACTTACCCATCCCTATGCAGCCCCCTACACACCAAGAATTGGACTGACCTCAGTATTGACCCTCACCTGAGTGTAGAGACTGTGAGGAAAACTCTGTCTGAAATACTCAAGGGTCTGGACAAGGAACTCAGTCAAACTCTTCATGATAAGGTCAGAGAAACAG AACTGAGGGGAGTTCAGCAGTATGCAG TGGACGTGACTCTGGATCCTAAAACGGCTCATCCAAATCTCATTCTGTCTGACGATGGTAAACAGGTGACGCATGTAGACACAAAACAGAATCTTCCTTACAATCCAAAGAGATTCGActgttgtgcaaatgttttgggaAAGAAGGGATTCTGCTCAGGGAGATTTTACTATGAAGTGCAAGTTAGTGGGAAGACTGACTGGGATTTAGGAGTGGCCAGAGAGTCAGTTAACCGAAAAGGGAGGGTTAATTTGAAACCACAGAATGGATTCTGGACCCTGTGGCTGAGGAATGGGAAGAAGTATGAGGCTTGTGCTTCTCCTCCAGCCCCTGTCTTGCTGAGAAAGAAGACCCAGAAGGTGGGGGTGTTTGTGGATTATGAGGAGGGTCTGGTCTCCTTTCATGATGTGGAGGCCAGGTCTCATATCTACTCTTTCACTGGTcagtctttcactgagaaactctACCCATTCTTCAGCCCATGTAGTAATGATGGAGGTAAAAACTCAGCTCCACTGATCATCTCATGTGTGAGTAAGACTAAATGA